From a region of the Cytophagia bacterium CHB2 genome:
- a CDS encoding cysteine synthase family protein, translated as MVGHTPLLNLSDYSMRRGVRIFAKAEWQNPGRSIKDRAASRIFRAAWHAGQLTRDKILLDSTSGNTGVAYAMLGAALGVRVRLVVPENVSAYQKNLLQAYGAEVIWTSASEGSDGAIRQVRAMYEEAPARYFYANQYNNPENWRAHYHTTAREIWQQTSGRLTHFVAGLGTSGTFIGTGKRLLAFNAGIRLISMQPDSPLHGLEGLKHMPTAIVPEIYDPQLADENIGVATEAAFELVRDTARRKGFLIGLSSGAALEAARQITTRIENGIVVTVFPDGGHRYLEERFWHER; from the coding sequence AGCCGAATGGCAAAATCCCGGACGTTCGATCAAAGATCGCGCAGCCAGCCGGATCTTCCGCGCGGCGTGGCATGCCGGCCAGCTCACCCGCGATAAAATTTTGCTGGACTCAACTTCCGGCAACACGGGTGTGGCTTATGCGATGCTCGGCGCCGCGTTAGGTGTGCGCGTGCGTCTTGTTGTGCCGGAGAATGTCAGCGCATATCAAAAAAACTTGTTGCAGGCTTATGGCGCCGAAGTGATTTGGACGAGCGCGAGCGAAGGCTCGGACGGCGCGATTCGCCAGGTGCGCGCCATGTATGAAGAAGCGCCGGCGCGTTACTTTTATGCCAACCAATACAACAATCCTGAAAATTGGCGCGCGCATTATCACACCACGGCGCGCGAAATTTGGCAACAAACCTCCGGCCGGCTAACGCATTTCGTTGCGGGTTTGGGCACGAGCGGCACGTTCATCGGAACCGGCAAACGCTTGCTCGCTTTCAATGCCGGCATTCGTTTGATCTCCATGCAACCGGATTCGCCGCTGCACGGTTTGGAAGGCCTCAAGCATATGCCGACGGCGATCGTGCCGGAGATTTACGATCCCCAACTTGCCGATGAAAACATCGGCGTAGCAACCGAGGCCGCTTTCGAGTTGGTGCGAGACACGGCGCGGCGCAAAGGTTTTTTGATCGGCTTATCGAGCGGCGCAGCGCTGGAAGCGGCGCGCCAGATCACGACGCGGATCGAAAACGGCATTGTGGTCACGGTTTTTCCGGACGGCGGCCACCGCTATCTGGAGGAGAGGTTCTGGCATGAACGCTGA